One part of the Arabidopsis thaliana chromosome 4, partial sequence genome encodes these proteins:
- a CDS encoding Nucleotide/sugar transporter family protein (Nucleotide/sugar transporter family protein; FUNCTIONS IN: molecular_function unknown; INVOLVED IN: biological_process unknown; LOCATED IN: cellular_component unknown; CONTAINS InterPro DOMAIN/s: Protein of unknown function DUF250 (InterPro:IPR004853); BEST Arabidopsis thaliana protein match is: UDP-N-acetylglucosamine (UAA) transporter family (TAIR:AT4G31600.1).), giving the protein MRNNPVLPVSDPPLAGENDSDGKGVDDRLFKGSAMTKRGAYAALSYMACAVLVFSRIRFSGFRSSFMLVLFNKAALSSYDFPCVNVITLFQMVSSSLFLYALRRRKIISFTAADSFSIDSASTFVPVKTLFHTLPLAIAYLLYMLASMASVRGVNVPMYTTLRRTTVAFTMVIEYMLTGQRYTRSIIGSVGIILLGAFFAGARDLSFDFYGYGVVFLANISTAVYLATIARTGKSSGLNSFGLMWSNGIICGPILMIWTFICGDLEKTINFPHLLTPGFMVVLLCSCVLAFVLNYCIFLNTTLNSALTQTICGNMKDLFTVGLGWMLFGGLPFDLMNVIGQLFGFFGSGLYAYYKIIGR; this is encoded by the exons ATGAGGAATAATCCTGTCCTTCCGGTTTCCGATCCTCCCCTCGCCGGTGAGAATGATAGCGATGGTAAAGGTGTCGATGATCGGCTTTTCAAAGGATCTGCCATGACCAAACGTGGAGCTTATGCTGCTCTTTCTTACATGGCTTGTGCTG TTCTGGTGTTTTCTCGGATTCGATTCTCTGGATTCCGTAGTTCGT TTATGCTTGTGCTGTTCAATAAAGCAGCTCTGTCTTCCTATGATTTTCCGTGTGTGAACGTTATCACGCTATTCCAG ATGGTTTCCTCTAGCTTATTTCTATATGCTTTGAGGCGCAGGAAGATCATCTCTTTCACAGCTGCtgattctttttctattgATAGTGCCTCAACCTTTGTGCCAGTGAAGACATTGTTTCACACCCTTCCTCTAGCAATAGCATATCTTTTGTACATG CTAGCCTCTATGGCATCTGTTAGAGGGGTAAATGTTCCCATGTATACCACGCTTAGGCGTACTACTGTGGCATTTACTATGGTGATTGAGTACATGCTCACAGGTCAGAGATATACACGGTCTATCATTGGAAG TGTTGGTATTATCTTGCTTGGCGCATTTTTTGCTGGAGCTAGGGACTTGTCATTTGACTTTTATGGATATGGTGTTGTTTTCTTAGCCAACATATCAACAGCAGTATATCTAGCAACCATTGCCCGTACTG GTAAATCAAGTGGCTTGAATAGCTTTGGCCTTATGTGGTCCAATG GAATTATATGCGGACCTATATTGATGATTTGGACATTTATTTGCGGTGACTTGGAGAAGACAATTAACTTTCCTCACCTCTTAACTCCTGGTTTCATG GTTGTATTACTCTGCTCGTGCGTGCTGGCTTTCGTCTTAAACTACTGCATTTTCCTTAACACCACTCTCAATTCAGCTTTGACGCAGACAATTTGTGGCAATATGAAG GATCTATTCACGGTTGGACTAGGCTGGATGCTCTTTGGAGGACTCCCATTCGACCTG ATGAATGTGATTGGACagctttttggtttcttcggGTCAGGTTTATATGCATATTATAAGATCATCGGGAGGTAA
- a CDS encoding Nucleotide/sugar transporter family protein (Nucleotide/sugar transporter family protein; FUNCTIONS IN: molecular_function unknown; INVOLVED IN: biological_process unknown; LOCATED IN: cellular_component unknown; CONTAINS InterPro DOMAIN/s: Protein of unknown function DUF250 (InterPro:IPR004853); BEST Arabidopsis thaliana protein match is: UDP-N-acetylglucosamine (UAA) transporter family (TAIR:AT4G31600.1); Has 2058 Blast hits to 2056 proteins in 233 species: Archae - 0; Bacteria - 5; Metazoa - 459; Fungi - 367; Plants - 1044; Viruses - 0; Other Eukaryotes - 183 (source: NCBI BLink).): MRNNPVLPVSDPPLAGENDSDGKGVDDRLFKGSAMTKRGAYAALSYMACAVMLVLFNKAALSSYDFPCVNVITLFQMVSSSLFLYALRRRKIISFTAADSFSIDSASTFVPVKTLFHTLPLAIAYLLYMLASMASVRGVNVPMYTTLRRTTVAFTMVIEYMLTGQRYTRSIIGSVGIILLGAFFAGARDLSFDFYGYGVVFLANISTAVYLATIARTGKSSGLNSFGLMWSNGIICGPILMIWTFICGDLEKTINFPHLLTPGFMVVLLCSCVLAFVLNYCIFLNTTLNSALTQTICGNMKDLFTVGLGWMLFGGLPFDLMNVIGQLFGFFGSGLYAYYKIIGR; the protein is encoded by the exons ATGAGGAATAATCCTGTCCTTCCGGTTTCCGATCCTCCCCTCGCCGGTGAGAATGATAGCGATGGTAAAGGTGTCGATGATCGGCTTTTCAAAGGATCTGCCATGACCAAACGTGGAGCTTATGCTGCTCTTTCTTACATGGCTTGTGCTG TTATGCTTGTGCTGTTCAATAAAGCAGCTCTGTCTTCCTATGATTTTCCGTGTGTGAACGTTATCACGCTATTCCAG ATGGTTTCCTCTAGCTTATTTCTATATGCTTTGAGGCGCAGGAAGATCATCTCTTTCACAGCTGCtgattctttttctattgATAGTGCCTCAACCTTTGTGCCAGTGAAGACATTGTTTCACACCCTTCCTCTAGCAATAGCATATCTTTTGTACATG CTAGCCTCTATGGCATCTGTTAGAGGGGTAAATGTTCCCATGTATACCACGCTTAGGCGTACTACTGTGGCATTTACTATGGTGATTGAGTACATGCTCACAGGTCAGAGATATACACGGTCTATCATTGGAAG TGTTGGTATTATCTTGCTTGGCGCATTTTTTGCTGGAGCTAGGGACTTGTCATTTGACTTTTATGGATATGGTGTTGTTTTCTTAGCCAACATATCAACAGCAGTATATCTAGCAACCATTGCCCGTACTG GTAAATCAAGTGGCTTGAATAGCTTTGGCCTTATGTGGTCCAATG GAATTATATGCGGACCTATATTGATGATTTGGACATTTATTTGCGGTGACTTGGAGAAGACAATTAACTTTCCTCACCTCTTAACTCCTGGTTTCATG GTTGTATTACTCTGCTCGTGCGTGCTGGCTTTCGTCTTAAACTACTGCATTTTCCTTAACACCACTCTCAATTCAGCTTTGACGCAGACAATTTGTGGCAATATGAAG GATCTATTCACGGTTGGACTAGGCTGGATGCTCTTTGGAGGACTCCCATTCGACCTG ATGAATGTGATTGGACagctttttggtttcttcggGTCAGGTTTATATGCATATTATAAGATCATCGGGAGGTAA